A genomic window from Wolbachia pipientis includes:
- a CDS encoding ankyrin repeat domain-containing protein, whose translation MVGERGADPNKGGQIPILYAALYARKDFIELLINNNANILLKDKSHDYNVLHYVLSHLNKCRKHISDIEEIVKYCLEKNSVLVKDANIFGMTPLHFAAEHGSASIVKMLLDYGADVNAKSHLAKPLCDVSRAEANIVRHVKNYDEGYTPLHIAAKENHLESVKLLLQKGAIYRAINDERSTPLDMAELGSDVESLLESISLSFKAVLDGKKDELDYLLKGKGSDVLKSILNARDRDKRTLLQVAGNEKRDITNLLIEKLRNVPSSDQQQEAVKQGGKVSAGECLPGPSSGRRKREAIGEKCLFTWEDVDEFNEEKDEKRDFSKMKIDSEKFVSYIKDLPEAKQSQLIQLADEVRVAGNSQGLVSKLISNQKVMSHLNRVGRISGMTMHGMMAKNVLADFLNGDYQGVAVNVGFIAGGQGFAKVAEAASLKGLKLAQEGKLLVGRSLRAASPFLARGTSAFVVYDLVNQIKAFKNGTEEVLVGVVGDSIYLGVDAAEIGVEVAEAFEVLEGVSSVTGPIGATIGAVVFVGTDVYMAVKRVDKIDQIIHLKGNERFIEGLRAFIGMQPERYIEELMEEKQLSNQLVKQGLEYLQQHSNIQRYVFPTGKSVVDSCRDVPYQKSICSGGFNWCSARRTVTCYTEKCTTKFEVDLDNTVLLERKRTDVKWSRAKPDNPDGGQVFCLPQGDYEPAPNYGSYLCESAIGVTDLSANKTGGYTLINLGEGKDNVKGFTDSRNIFVVNNGSKEYYGGNKDDIFVLQAGYVKGYLSGEGGINTLDTTSFAFQEEPLNIQLDIGEIVDYSRDNWLRVCDINKVIGRENRAETITVSCNGCNSNVKLIDGQSGNKEIKDKINIVDNHCSYQMQVIVRPNTVIYNRALEGNFDYLVPLNEGGSAEFIFIFGPERFNVNNTFWFGYEPVDIKSINVRYVNIFNRTEHEVKFNFIKSEKEFNVTIPYAENPSYRLGKNGEIKIGNKDNLYMLQSSNESSEEIIKNYLPLASRLNKMSFFIQSLLSNETVVIGSGNHEVIHNNPAYRSHLVGNGGENVYVIDSESKRFEIPLPEVVIYDLDKESSVDTIDLRNLVQQARSKFSNKDSFELKVLESANDLLLKATVVEMEQTEDSSVSKIGKHEYFTVRLKDGVNWYNRTHVIVDRVPMRINLDNNEWSLKPQPLVFEKDKEVIIVTGQDVEKNTELIIPKKGGNYTFIRDHGTNLMITNAFDANITKEDLCTITLSKFYEEPKMETLSVKFADKEIVLKDHQEQINTARDMNIVKKEHSDQVYNDVFNSIKSEPEVIMVADQPMDHKHRHEHSRHRTRHRRSENITSSGARPSSWINDLFGWVKSSVSGLLGFRATLPEISENYSNKSGTSQFSSEVCISNNAGLGFFLLQSFLDKKYPLPKFCSVTPEEALANTLNIVEEFKKTLKKTAKQSDVLVKDVNFFKVYLDVAGHVRNERYSQIPHTLYSVAKEACLKNEKFLNILKGNIEKMFDEQEIINSKYQANDIVDNKPRSYLNNTTVDKQLQESYYAISS comes from the coding sequence TTGGTAGGCGAAAGAGGAGCAGATCCTAATAAAGGTGGTCAAATTCCTATTCTATATGCTGCTCTATATGCTAGAAAGGATTTTATAGAACTCCTAATAAACAACAATGCTAATATTCTTTTAAAGGACAAATCACACGATTATAACGTTCTGCACTATGTACTCTCTCATTTGAACAAATGTAGGAAGCATATTTCTGATATTGAAGAGATCGTTAAATATTGTTTGGAAAAAAATTCTGTTCTTGTAAAAGATGCAAATATTTTTGGAATGACGCCATTACATTTTGCTGCAGAACATGGTTCTGCTAGTATTGTCAAAATGCTTCTAGATTACGGTGCTGATGTTAATGCTAAGTCTCATCTTGCTAAACCTCTTTGTGATGTCTCGCGTGCTGAAGCGAATATTGTAAGACACGTTAAGAATTATGATGAAGGCTATACTCCTTTACACATTGCTGCAAAGGAAAATCACTTAGAAAGTGTAAAGCTCTTACTACAAAAAGGTGCCATCTATAGAGCTATTAATGATGAAAGGAGTACTCCTCTTGATATGGCAGAACTTGGATCTGATGTTGAAAGTTTACTAGAATCTATATCTCTATCATTTAAAGCTGTTCTGGATGGTAAAAAGGATGAGCTTGATTATTTACTAAAGGGAAAAGGTTCTGATGTACTTAAATCAATTCTCAACGCTCGTGATCGTGATAAAAGAACACTTCTACAAGTTGCTGGTAATGAGAAAAGAGATATTACAAACTTGCTTATAGAAAAACTAAGAAATGTTCCGTCTTCTGATCAGCAGCAAGAAGCTGTAAAACAAGGAGGTAAAGTTTCAGCTGGGGAATGTCTACCAGGACCAAGTTCAGGAAGAAGGAAAAGAGAAGCTATTGGTGAAAAGTGTTTATTTACATGGGAAGACGTAGATGAGTTCAATGAGGAAAAAGATGAAAAAAGAGATTTTAGTAAAATGAAAATAGATAGTGAAAAGTTTGTCAGTTACATTAAAGATTTGCCAGAGGCGAAGCAGAGTCAACTGATTCAGCTGGCAGATGAAGTTAGGGTTGCAGGTAATTCTCAAGGTCTTGTAAGTAAGCTCATTAGTAATCAAAAAGTCATGTCTCATCTAAATAGAGTGGGAAGAATCTCGGGTATGACTATGCATGGAATGATGGCTAAAAATGTGTTAGCTGACTTTTTAAATGGAGATTATCAAGGTGTAGCAGTTAATGTTGGTTTTATAGCAGGTGGTCAAGGGTTTGCCAAAGTTGCTGAAGCTGCATCTCTAAAAGGGCTAAAGCTAGCTCAAGAGGGAAAGTTATTAGTTGGTAGATCTTTAAGAGCAGCTTCTCCTTTTCTTGCTCGTGGTACTTCTGCTTTTGTTGTCTATGATCTAGTAAATCAGATAAAAGCATTTAAAAATGGTACAGAAGAAGTACTAGTTGGTGTAGTAGGAGATAGTATTTACTTGGGAGTTGACGCTGCAGAGATTGGTGTGGAAGTTGCTGAAGCTTTTGAGGTTCTAGAAGGAGTATCAAGTGTTACTGGCCCTATTGGAGCTACAATTGGCGCTGTAGTATTTGTTGGTACTGATGTTTACATGGCAGTAAAAAGAGTTGATAAAATTGATCAGATTATCCATCTCAAAGGAAATGAAAGGTTTATTGAAGGATTACGTGCATTTATCGGTATGCAACCTGAACGGTATATAGAAGAATTAATGGAAGAAAAACAGCTTAGTAACCAATTAGTAAAGCAAGGACTTGAATACTTACAGCAACATAGCAATATTCAAAGATATGTTTTTCCTACTGGTAAGTCAGTTGTAGATTCTTGTCGTGATGTACCATATCAAAAGAGCATATGTAGTGGTGGATTTAATTGGTGTTCTGCGAGACGTACAGTTACATGTTATACTGAGAAATGCACAACTAAGTTTGAGGTAGATTTAGATAATACAGTGCTACTAGAGAGAAAAAGAACTGACGTAAAATGGAGCAGAGCAAAACCAGATAATCCAGATGGAGGTCAGGTATTTTGTTTACCACAAGGAGATTATGAACCTGCTCCAAATTATGGATCTTATTTATGTGAAAGTGCGATAGGTGTAACTGATTTATCTGCTAATAAAACTGGAGGTTACACCCTAATTAATTTGGGAGAAGGCAAAGATAACGTTAAAGGATTTACAGATAGTAGAAATATCTTTGTAGTGAATAATGGTTCTAAAGAATATTATGGAGGAAATAAAGATGATATATTTGTTTTACAGGCAGGTTATGTCAAGGGGTATTTATCTGGGGAAGGTGGAATTAATACTTTAGATACAACGTCATTTGCATTTCAGGAAGAACCATTAAATATTCAGTTAGATATAGGAGAAATTGTAGATTACTCACGTGATAATTGGTTAAGAGTATGTGATATCAATAAGGTAATAGGAAGAGAAAATAGAGCAGAGACAATAACTGTTTCATGCAATGGTTGTAATAGTAATGTAAAACTAATAGATGGTCAAAGTGGTAATAAAGAAATAAAGGATAAAATAAATATAGTTGATAATCACTGCAGTTATCAAATGCAAGTAATAGTAAGGCCTAACACTGTAATATACAATCGAGCATTAGAAGGAAACTTTGATTATCTAGTACCATTAAATGAAGGTGGAAGTGCAGAGTTTATTTTTATTTTTGGTCCTGAAAGGTTTAACGTTAATAATACGTTTTGGTTTGGATATGAGCCAGTTGATATAAAAAGTATTAATGTGAGGTATGTAAATATTTTTAACAGGACTGAACATGAAGTAAAATTCAATTTTATCAAGTCAGAAAAAGAGTTTAACGTAACGATTCCTTATGCAGAAAATCCTTCTTACAGACTAGGAAAGAATGGTGAAATCAAAATAGGGAATAAAGATAACTTGTATATGCTACAAAGTAGTAATGAGTCTTCTGAAGAAATTATCAAGAACTATTTACCTCTAGCAAGTCGACTAAATAAAATGTCATTTTTTATCCAATCACTTTTAAGTAATGAGACAGTGGTAATAGGAAGTGGAAATCATGAAGTAATACATAATAATCCAGCGTATAGGAGTCATTTAGTGGGGAATGGTGGTGAAAATGTATATGTGATTGATTCTGAAAGCAAAAGATTTGAAATTCCTCTACCTGAAGTAGTTATTTACGATCTTGATAAAGAAAGTTCAGTGGATACGATTGACTTAAGAAACTTAGTACAACAAGCAAGGAGTAAGTTTTCAAATAAAGATAGTTTTGAATTAAAAGTTCTTGAATCTGCAAATGATTTATTATTAAAGGCAACGGTAGTTGAAATGGAGCAAACAGAAGATTCATCTGTGAGTAAAATAGGAAAGCATGAATATTTTACAGTTAGGTTAAAAGATGGGGTTAATTGGTATAATAGAACTCATGTAATTGTGGATAGAGTTCCTATGAGAATCAACCTAGATAACAATGAGTGGAGTTTAAAACCACAGCCTTTAGTATTTGAAAAGGATAAAGAAGTTATTATTGTAACAGGTCAAGACGTAGAAAAGAATACTGAGCTTATCATACCTAAGAAAGGAGGAAACTATACATTTATTCGTGACCATGGAACTAATCTAATGATAACGAATGCTTTTGACGCTAATATCACTAAAGAAGATCTCTGTACTATTACGCTTAGTAAGTTTTATGAGGAACCTAAGATGGAAACATTATCTGTAAAGTTTGCTGATAAAGAAATAGTCTTGAAAGATCATCAGGAACAAATAAACACTGCAAGAGACATGAACATTGTGAAAAAAGAGCACAGTGATCAAGTTTACAATGATGTTTTCAATAGTATAAAAAGTGAGCCAGAAGTTATTATGGTAGCTGATCAACCTATGGACCATAAGCATAGACATGAACACAGCAGACACAGGACTCGTCATCGCCGCAGTGAGAATATAACAAGTAGTGGAGCAAGACCATCTTCATGGATAAATGATTTGTTTGGTTGGGTAAAAAGCTCTGTGAGTGGGTTATTAGGTTTTAGAGCTACTCTACCTGAAATCTCAGAAAATTATTCTAATAAATCTGGTACTAGCCAATTTAGCAGTGAAGTTTGTATAAGTAACAATGCTGGTTTAGGATTTTTCTTATTACAGAGTTTCCTAGATAAAAAATATCCTCTTCCTAAGTTTTGTTCTGTTACTCCTGAAGAAGCTCTGGCTAACACATTGAATATCGTAGAAGAATTTAAAAAGACACTTAAAAAAACAGCTAAACAATCTGATGTATTAGTAAAAGATGTTAACTTTTTTAAAGTATATTTAGATGTAGCAGGTCACGTAAGAAACGAGAGGTACTCTCAAATACCACATACTTTATATTCAGTTGCAAAAGAAGCATGTCTGAAAAATGAGAAGTTTCTGAATATTTTAAAAGGTAATATTGAAAAGATGTTTGATGAGCAGGAAATAATTAATAGTAAATATCAAGCTAACGACATTG